AAATAACTATGAAAAGTCCAGCACAGACATAGCACAGctcaaatttataattcaaatCACTAAGAAATCATTACATGACCAATGAACAAAATAGTCTTTACTTAGTAGTAAGTGCTCACAGTTGTGCACCCAGGCCACCCCCAAACCACAAAATAAATTAGTTGTTAAGACATGTtactataataaattattcCACTGGAGGTATGAATTGTTCTATTAGAATATGTCAAAGAAGACGAAGAACCTGTTTTCTCTGAAGGCCACTCAAAGAATCCAACACATATCTGCTGGAGTTTAGTACGTTGAAACGGATATTGAGCAAGACCCCTATAGAGATGAGTAAATTTTAAGTAGCTGACAACAGTGCTATACAATTTATATGCCAGATCTAATTCATCAggttacattaaaaataaaattccaatTAAGAATCTCAGaagcttaattaaattttaacaaaacatGTGCTATCAGTAACTGTTTCAAATGGACTTCATATctgttttcagaaaataacatttatacCTGATCATTAGTCAGTATTAAGAACCATAACAGAAAGGCATGACCTTTCTTGGCTAGAAAGAGAATGAGATGCGTTAACAATACCAGACGTAAATTGACTCAGTTTTCGCATGTTCGGATTAGTGAGTATATTGAATATATTTCAATCAGTATTAAGAATCAATCTTTATGAGTGGAAACCatgaataaaaaagacaaacctACTTGTGCACAATATCTGAATCTGCTTGGTGACATTTTGGGTTCATATAAGCATTAATTACTTGTAAAATGTTATCATCCGGCCATAAATCATTCTTACCTCCTGCATAGACAAAAGATAGAAGCTAAGATACAATGTTCAAGAGACACCAACAATCCTccatttgacaaaaataattattaactgCAAGTCAACATTTGTGTACAAGTTGATGCAGACAATGCATTCTAGAAGACATAAAAAAAGCACAAAGATATTAGGTATATAATTCCATCCTTTGGTTTAGAATTAGATATTATATTGGGTCCACTGTAACATCTCTCATTGCTTAACAATTTACATTTACATGGACAGTAATCAGTTAGTGTTAATTTAGCTTTTTTCTAATATACTAATTTAgctgatattatattttcagaTAGCGGATATAATTGGTTCATGACATGCTATCAATACATGCATGATTAATAGCATGTTTGAATCTAACTCCATGATCCACATTGTCCAAGAAATTTgagtcaaaattttaaaaatgacacAACAGCAAGTATTTTTTGCTTCAATTTGACGTGCATTCACAACAATGAACACCAAACCAAACGGGCACTAAGTGGTCTAGAGTTTGATCATTGTTACCcccatttttctaataaaaagtaGAATTTCAAAACAAGGTAGGTGAGCATTTACATTATTTATGCTTCAATCCAAAAGGTTTTGGTGTTTTACTAGTGGAAAGGGACATGTAAGAGACTCAATAATTCACACCTTAAAGTTTGCATTTATTATGTACAAATACAGTTAATAACCTATAAATCAAATCCTGATACGTTTGTTgacaaaaattcttttaaaaacattaaaacctCTCTTCTATGTCAAATATTAAGTGTATTATTACATAATTTGGACAGATAATATGTCCCTAATTCTCTGAAAAGTTTACTTGTATAGTAACACTAGAGCAGTGCCATAAACTGTTTTCTAGTTTGAGAAGGAAACCTGTCAGAAAAAATAATCAACTGCAACTTTCAATTCAAGTAATGTGAATTGAATACTCCGAAGAGGGTAATATCCCCACACTTACAAGTTACAATGACAAATGTTGAACATTTTTCATGTGACATACAAACATTTACCcccttaactaaaaaaaaaaaagactataaaaaatatcaaattaaattgtagtgaaaaatgaaactattagttttaattaaagaaaatactacTTATTTATTCCTTccaataatcaaatattttctcATTACCAACTTGTCTCATTCATCTCTTATTTACTACTAATTGTTACTTGTAGTTAAGTGTGTTAGATTCATGGGTTAACAATGAGTCGTGTATGtaattaataatcattaatgtcatatttttttatcatttgaagtggagtattcattttttctcttaatattattttatccttcacaaaattcaaataagatattttatttgagaGGATGAATTCAGAACCACTCAAACTAATGAGTTAAGGACTCTTATTGGTTATTAACATCGAATTAAAACTagttttatgtattttgtttttataaattaaagacTAATACTTGCTTATTGTCAttattcaaaaaagaaaaaaggttaaaaagaaaagaaaagtgagtgGGAAGGACACACTCGAGTCGAGCGGGAGTCAAAGCTGGAAGTCCAAAGTTTCTGGAACTCAAACTAGTAGTGTGGGTGTGGAACAGGACAAGGGGGTTTCTGTGAAGGACTATTTGGTGGACAAACTGAGGCCTGGTGATGAAGACAGGGCTCTCTCTGAAGTGATATCAGAGACTCTGCACAAGAAGGAACTGCCCCCAGTGGAAGTTACTGAAGAAGGTGTGAGAAAGGTGGTTTCTGATGCTGTGCATAAGAGAGACGATGATCCTGAGAGAAGAATGGAACATCAAAGAATACTGGGAAAGGTAACTGAGTCAGAGGAAGTGAAGAGAAGGTTAGGAGGTGAAAGTGTGGTGACAGAGAAAAAGTACCAAGAGATGTATGTGAATAGTCCGGGGAAAGGTGTGGTTGATAAGTTTAAAGGTATGGTTGGGACATGGTTTACCAACCCAGCAGAGAATCAATCTTCACAAGGTAAATAGCAATGAATAGTAGCTCTAGTTGTCTCCATGAGGTTTCTTTTGTTTGATCAATGCCTTTTGcaaattttacttatttctaAATTAGTTGATTGTAAGGGTTCGAAtctggaaacagcctctttgcatatgcaagggtaagactgcgtacaatatccctccctcataccttcgcatagcgaagagcctctcgACAATGGGATAtgctagtttttatttttattcttttaccaTACTTCTCTGACTAATTCTTTTGTTACTCTTCACATTCTGCTTGAGTTTTGCAGCTAGACAAAGATATTTTGTAtcgatattaaaatttattatctctctatttgtttattatatttgcCTTGTAACAGTTTTTCGATTTTCTTATCTTGGAAGAAGTGTTTTGAGAAACAAACGAAATTATGATTATGTATGTTTCTGTTAGTCTGAAGACTTGATTCCAAGATGAATCGCAGTTATTTGTTTACTTGTTTTGGTCATGCttacatatttttctatatgtttttttttttttcattttgtaagaactgtttaaaaaaaagtggagtATTTTTTATCCTAGTGGTTTTAGACTTCAGTCCAAGAtgagttacaattttttttttttactttattttgggTATGCTATTTTTTACTGAAGCAAAGTGCcacattaattttgaatttgtggTTTGCATGGGCCGAAGATTCATCTATGAATTATGAGGCAGGAAGGGCAGAAGTGGAACAAGTTAACCAAGGTGCAGCAGGTGAAAGAAGGCAGCAGGAGTCATCTAATTGAAGAAGTGCTTTGAAGGAGTCTTTGCTTTGGGTGATTGTGTAGATTTTCTTAAAAGCTGTTTCAATATCTGTGTGTCTAGTTCTTTGTTGGAAGAAAGTTAGGATGTTCAAGTCACAGTAAACtaaaaatttgtgtttttttttaatgtttatgtaaATATCCAATTTTATTCgggtttatttttatattttatataaaaatatttaaaatattttttgagaaaaagaaaagagaaaaattatagaAGATTTGACAGTTACAAGAAGACTTGGCATCAGAAAACTGTAGTAATGGTGAttcaattgagaaaaaaaatattactaaaagataagatcatttaaaatatttttgagaaaaaagaaaaaaaagaaaaattatagaagattcttttaaataaaaataattaaaatattttagagagagaaaaaagaaaaatcatagagGATCTGAAAGTTACAAAATTGATCATCAGAAAACTGGAGTAATGGTGATTCAATTgagcaaaatataaaatattagtaaaagaTAACGTCATTGAAGTTGTAAGTCTAAAGACAAGGAGATCGTGGTATAATGGAATCCTAAGTTGTTGTTggattttaaaagaagagaCGCACTAGCATACAAGGAGAATTCTGTGAAGGGAAACCCATAGAAAGATTGTTTTTTCGCAAATTTTTCAATGGATGATTATGATGCTATAAGATCTGGTCTTTATTCTTTTTGCGCTCTATAAGATcaggtttgtttgttttttttttcttttctctcgttcatttgttgttatgtttggctttttttatttaatttttggtttcaTGAATTCGTGTATGTATGCTAtccaaatgtttgttttttgaataaaataagtataCACATTTCGACCGCATGTTTACATTCATATTGTGGGTTAAAAAGCATATTTTTTACTTGCTTATTGGTCCTGATAAATTTCTGTATATAAAACAGTAAGATCGAGTGTCGAGTTTACAAGGACTTTAACTGTATCCAGAGTTTGTATATGTTCAATTTTAagtaatcaataaattaaaattgatatttgtcAAATAATGATATGgaatataaaa
The Glycine max cultivar Williams 82 chromosome 16, Glycine_max_v4.0, whole genome shotgun sequence genome window above contains:
- the LOC100813715 gene encoding uncharacterized protein — protein: MLTGKVIQLLLKPDNISWNAMFLKIKIGMLVYWPRKKVKKKRKVSGKDTLESSGSQSWKSKVSGTQTSSVGVEQDKGVSVKDYLVDKLRPGDEDRALSEVISETLHKKELPPVEVTEEGVRKVVSDAVHKRDDDPERRMEHQRILGKVTESEEVKRRLGGESVVTEKKYQEMYVNSPGKGVVDKFKGMVGTWFTNPAENQSSQDSSMNYEAGRAEVEQVNQGAAGERRQQESSN